Proteins encoded together in one Campylobacter concisus window:
- the rpsO gene encoding 30S ribosomal protein S15, whose product MALDSAKKAQIVAKFARKEGDTGSPEVQIALLTARITELTEHLKIFKKDFSSRLGLLKLVGQRKRLLKYLKNKDYTTYSKLISELGLRDK is encoded by the coding sequence ATGGCTTTGGATTCGGCTAAAAAAGCTCAAATAGTTGCGAAATTCGCTAGAAAAGAGGGAGATACAGGCTCTCCAGAAGTTCAAATAGCTCTTTTAACAGCTAGAATAACTGAACTTACAGAACACCTTAAAATTTTCAAAAAAGACTTTTCATCACGTTTAGGTCTTTTGAAACTAGTTGGTCAAAGAAAAAGACTTTTAAAGTATCTTAAAAACAAAGACTACACTACATATTCAAAACTAATCTCTGAGCTTGGCTTAAGAGATAAATAA
- a CDS encoding Rrf2 family transcriptional regulator — translation MLFTKASEYALLSLILISQKSSPVDVDTISNELKISKSFLAKILQNLAKDGVLKSFKGANGGFALNGEPENLSIKKIIECAEKRELSVFECSSSALGCPSNKASSCQIWSMFSGLQGKIDEMLDAIKLSDIVKK, via the coding sequence ATGCTTTTTACAAAGGCAAGCGAATACGCTCTACTTTCGCTTATTTTAATATCTCAAAAATCATCGCCAGTTGATGTTGATACGATCTCAAATGAGCTTAAAATTTCAAAAAGCTTTCTGGCAAAAATTTTACAAAATTTAGCAAAAGATGGAGTTTTGAAGTCATTTAAAGGAGCAAATGGCGGTTTTGCACTAAACGGCGAACCTGAAAATCTAAGTATAAAAAAGATAATCGAATGCGCCGAAAAGCGCGAACTAAGCGTCTTTGAGTGCTCATCTTCAGCACTTGGCTGCCCGTCAAACAAAGCCTCAAGCTGTCAAATTTGGTCGATGTTTAGCGGCCTTCAAGGCAAGATCGACGAGATGCTTGACGCGATAAAACTAAGTGACATCGTTAAGAAGTAA